One part of the Paenibacillus silvisoli genome encodes these proteins:
- a CDS encoding DL-endopeptidase inhibitor IseA family protein: MVESSQLRQTLRAFLNKAEAAWFEVYDTSIDRKEIRVGGGQYVQLPLRYSTRAKIYAYFRQYWGIAFSRRLLCNLKSVVYQGRVYVVLGDPGPIPSYVESVRILSVTSTRIRVRAMLSGDPDGNVPIYYTLARTSSGYKIISRSGKKGDYRFEPCTLL; this comes from the coding sequence ATGGTAGAAAGCTCTCAGCTTCGTCAGACGCTTCGCGCATTTCTGAACAAGGCCGAGGCGGCGTGGTTCGAGGTGTATGACACCAGCATTGATAGAAAAGAGATTCGAGTCGGGGGCGGCCAATACGTCCAGCTCCCTCTGCGCTACAGTACGCGGGCCAAAATCTATGCCTATTTTCGCCAGTATTGGGGCATTGCGTTCAGCCGGCGGCTGCTGTGCAACTTGAAATCGGTTGTTTATCAGGGGAGGGTATACGTCGTATTGGGCGATCCGGGCCCTATTCCGTCCTACGTGGAATCGGTGCGCATTCTGAGCGTGACCAGCACAAGAATCCGGGTCCGCGCCATGCTCTCCGGCGATCCGGACGGCAATGTGCCGATTTACTACACGCTGGCCCGCACATCCAGCGGGTACAAAATCATCAGCCGCTCCGGCAAAAAAGGCGATTATCGGTTTGAGCCGTGCACGCTGCTGTAA
- a CDS encoding glycosyltransferase family 2 protein — protein MQGHKQKARIMAKPKQPVRQQRVSNRAQAGRSKKSSAAAARQALPTAQPPAAVPVQPAVDEPVVSVIIPVMNERRTIAKVIKQAKKVHPSVEVIVVSNGTTDGSAAIARKHGARVITYAEPLGHDVGRGVGAAASRGQVLLFIDGDMVIPASELKPYVQSVLHGGVDVALNDYSGPTNKATVHSVVLAKHALNAILRRPDLKGTSLTAIPHAISRVALQRIGADALAVPPLAHVRAVVLGLTIRPVKRVNVGKLNMPRKERERTNPLEYLIVGDHLEAIDWLTRQTGDRGGFADMERKRYLAR, from the coding sequence ATGCAAGGGCACAAGCAGAAGGCGCGCATCATGGCAAAGCCGAAGCAGCCCGTGCGGCAGCAGCGAGTTTCCAATCGGGCACAAGCCGGCCGGTCGAAAAAGTCGTCAGCGGCAGCGGCGAGGCAGGCACTGCCGACAGCGCAGCCGCCTGCCGCGGTCCCGGTGCAGCCGGCGGTCGATGAACCAGTCGTATCCGTAATCATCCCGGTTATGAATGAACGCAGAACGATCGCGAAAGTGATCAAGCAGGCCAAGAAAGTGCATCCCAGCGTAGAGGTCATCGTCGTGTCCAACGGTACGACGGACGGCTCGGCGGCGATCGCGAGAAAGCACGGCGCGCGCGTCATCACGTATGCGGAACCGCTTGGCCATGACGTCGGACGAGGCGTAGGCGCTGCTGCGTCCAGAGGTCAGGTACTGCTCTTTATCGACGGGGACATGGTCATCCCGGCTTCGGAGCTGAAGCCGTATGTCCAAAGCGTGCTGCACGGCGGCGTCGATGTGGCGTTGAATGACTACTCCGGCCCGACGAACAAAGCAACCGTTCATAGCGTCGTGCTGGCGAAGCACGCGCTGAACGCGATATTGAGACGGCCGGACTTGAAAGGAACGTCGTTGACCGCCATCCCGCATGCGATCAGCCGGGTCGCCTTGCAGCGGATCGGCGCCGATGCGCTGGCCGTACCGCCGCTGGCGCATGTGAGAGCGGTCGTGCTGGGGCTGACGATCCGCCCGGTGAAGCGGGTGAATGTCGGCAAGCTGAACATGCCGCGGAAGGAGAGAGAGCGGACGAATCCGCTTGAATATCTGATCGTAGGCGATCATTTGGAAGCGATCGATTGGCTGACGCGGCAGACGGGCGATCGCGGAGGCTTTGCGGATATGGAGCGAAAACGTTATTTGGCGAGGTGA